The Polymorphobacter megasporae genome window below encodes:
- a CDS encoding chloride channel protein codes for MTPPLFLTRLGDRITRTFAVEPGTVDTVRRRVATGIGAVVLGLVALAFAKGGDLARAGFVQIVHAAPYAPLLLTPAMFAGVVWLTRRYVPEARGSGIPQVMAAARVPDAPESQKLVSVRAAAAKIGLTLGILLAGGSAGREGPTVQLSAAVMVAVHRVLRVPLSAGVYIAGGAAGVAAAFNTPLAGVAFAIEELAAAYEQRVAILVMGAVMIAGMVSLGVAGDYVYFGEMHKTLALRAVLLAAPAAGIVGGIAGGLFSRLVLGFATGHKRWQRRLTSRPVVFAALCGLAVAVLGIVSGGLTWGTGYDATKMLVEGHGQPLWFGVAKFGASLATTLSGAPGGVFAPSLAVGAGVGNLLTPLFPDDPAGAIVLLGMTGYFVGVVRAPLTAVIIITETTASRGMILPLFFTALIAEVASTIVCRERLYHGLSRAFGVPAPAGAAHSG; via the coding sequence ATGACCCCTCCCCTTTTCCTCACCCGCCTCGGTGACCGCATCACGCGTACCTTCGCCGTCGAGCCCGGCACCGTCGACACTGTCCGGCGGCGGGTGGCGACTGGCATCGGGGCGGTGGTGCTCGGGCTGGTCGCGCTCGCCTTTGCCAAGGGCGGCGATCTCGCTCGCGCGGGGTTCGTGCAGATCGTCCACGCCGCGCCGTATGCGCCGCTGCTCCTGACCCCGGCGATGTTCGCAGGCGTAGTCTGGCTGACGCGGCGGTATGTGCCCGAGGCGCGGGGGTCGGGGATCCCGCAGGTGATGGCCGCGGCGCGGGTTCCCGATGCGCCCGAGAGCCAGAAGCTCGTGTCGGTCCGCGCGGCGGCAGCGAAGATCGGGTTGACGCTCGGCATTTTGCTCGCGGGCGGGTCGGCCGGGCGCGAGGGCCCGACGGTCCAGTTGAGCGCAGCGGTGATGGTCGCGGTCCACCGGGTGTTGCGCGTGCCGCTGAGCGCCGGGGTCTATATCGCCGGCGGCGCGGCGGGGGTCGCGGCGGCGTTCAACACGCCGCTGGCGGGGGTCGCCTTCGCGATCGAGGAGCTCGCCGCCGCCTACGAACAGCGCGTCGCGATCCTCGTCATGGGCGCGGTGATGATCGCCGGGATGGTCAGCCTCGGCGTCGCCGGGGATTATGTCTATTTCGGCGAGATGCATAAGACGTTGGCACTGCGTGCGGTGCTGCTCGCGGCTCCGGCGGCGGGGATCGTCGGCGGGATCGCCGGGGGGCTGTTCAGCCGCCTCGTCCTCGGCTTCGCCACGGGCCACAAGCGGTGGCAGCGGCGGCTGACGTCGCGCCCGGTGGTCTTCGCAGCGCTGTGCGGGCTGGCGGTGGCGGTGCTCGGGATCGTCAGCGGCGGGCTGACATGGGGCACCGGCTATGACGCGACCAAGATGCTCGTGGAGGGGCACGGCCAGCCGTTGTGGTTCGGCGTCGCCAAGTTCGGTGCATCGCTCGCGACGACGCTGTCGGGGGCTCCGGGCGGGGTGTTTGCGCCGTCGCTCGCGGTTGGCGCCGGCGTCGGCAACCTGCTGACGCCGCTGTTCCCCGACGATCCGGCGGGTGCGATCGTCCTGCTCGGCATGACCGGATATTTCGTCGGCGTCGTCCGCGCGCCGCTGACCGCGGTGATCATCATCACCGAGACGACGGCGAGCCGCGGCATGATCCTGCCGCTGTTCTTCACCGCGCTGATCGCCGAGGTCGCGAGCACGATCGTTTGCCGCGAGCGGCTGTACCACGGCCTGTCGCGCGCGTTCGGCGTCCCCGCGCCGGCCGGAGCCGCGCACTCGGGCTGA
- a CDS encoding CorA family divalent cation transporter: MNAAIEPATVGARRGLIWGFDISAAGAEPIETALPDITFAAPPGMLRWLHVSLADQWTRRWFDDSALPADVRELLLSVDRHQRALVDGDAIAFIVHDFERDFDTPATAQMGALTVLLLPGCVVTARLHPLCAIDVVHRRIQAGAVPATTAAALDLLLSGVTQVASEVSADLTATVQAAEDALLDDGHEPDARALLVVRKRSIQVSRQMSGLRAILARLEDDDAVPRELLPAVAKHAQRTAAVEGDMLAIQGNVRLLREEMEMQTATRTSDNLYLLSILSALLLPATLVTGIFGMNTGGLPWTTAAHGTALAMALVAGSAAAVFLWLRARGFFRQ, encoded by the coding sequence ATGAACGCTGCTATCGAGCCTGCGACCGTCGGCGCGCGGCGGGGGCTGATCTGGGGGTTCGACATTTCGGCGGCCGGAGCCGAGCCCATCGAAACCGCGCTGCCCGACATTACCTTCGCCGCGCCGCCGGGAATGCTGCGCTGGCTCCATGTCAGCCTCGCCGACCAATGGACGCGGCGCTGGTTCGACGATAGCGCGCTGCCCGCCGATGTTCGCGAGCTGCTGCTGTCGGTCGATCGCCACCAGCGAGCGCTCGTCGACGGCGACGCGATTGCGTTCATCGTCCACGATTTCGAACGCGATTTCGACACGCCCGCGACGGCGCAGATGGGCGCACTGACGGTGCTGCTGCTGCCCGGCTGCGTCGTCACCGCGCGGCTCCATCCCTTGTGCGCGATCGATGTCGTCCATCGCCGCATCCAGGCAGGCGCGGTCCCGGCGACGACGGCGGCGGCGCTCGACCTGCTGCTGTCGGGGGTGACGCAGGTCGCGAGCGAGGTCTCCGCCGACCTGACCGCAACGGTGCAGGCGGCGGAGGACGCGTTGCTCGACGATGGGCACGAGCCCGATGCGCGCGCGTTGCTCGTGGTCCGCAAGCGGTCGATCCAGGTGTCGCGGCAGATGAGCGGGCTGCGTGCAATTCTCGCCAGGCTCGAGGACGACGACGCGGTGCCGCGCGAACTGCTCCCGGCGGTCGCCAAGCATGCCCAGCGGACGGCGGCGGTCGAAGGCGACATGCTCGCGATCCAGGGCAATGTCCGGCTGCTCCGCGAGGAGATGGAGATGCAGACCGCGACGCGGACTAGCGACAACCTGTATCTGCTGTCGATCCTCAGCGCGCTGCTGCTGCCGGCGACGCTGGTGACGGGGATCTTCGGAATGAACACCGGGGGGCTGCCGTGGACGACGGCGGCACATGGGACGGCGTTGGCGATGGCGCTCGTCGCCGGGTCGGCGGCGGCGGTGTTCCTGTGGCTCCGGGCGCGGGGGTTTTTCCGGCAGTAG